The genomic segment CTTCGGCGGCGGCCAGCTCCTTGGCCTTGGCCGCGTAGATGTCCACGTACTCCTGGCCGGAGAGCTCCATCAGCGCGTACATGATCTCGTCGGTGATCGACCGCTCGATGAAGCGGTCCCCGGCGAGGCCCTCGTACCGGGAGAAGTCCAGCGGCTTGCCGAAGCGGACCTCGAGCCGGCGCGGCCGCCACATCTTCGAGCCGATCGGGTTGACCTTGTCGGTGCCGATGGTGACCACCGGGACCACCGGGACGCCGGCCTGCAGCGCGATCCTGGCGACGCCGGTCTTGCCCTTGTACAGCCTGCCGTCCGGCGAGCGGGTGCCCTCGGGGTAGATGCCGAGCAGGTGGCCCTCCCGGAGCACCCGGATCGCGGTGTCCAGTGCGGCCTGCGCGGCCGAACCACCCGAGCGGTCGATGGGGATCTGCCCCAGCCCGCTGAAGAACCACTTCTTCAGCCTGCCCTTGACGCCCTTTTCGGTGAAGTACTCCGACTTGGCCGGGAAGGTCACCTTCCGGCGGACGTAGAGCGGCATGAAGAAGGAATCGGCGACGGCGAGGTGGTTGCCCGCGAGGATCGCGCCACCGGAGGCCGGGAGGTTCTCGGCCCCGGAGACCTTGGTCGGCCACAGCAGCCGCAGCAGCGGCCCGAGCAGCACGTACTTCATCAACCGGTACAGCACCTTGCTCCAGGCCTCCTCGCAGGCGAAACGGTCTCCGACAGCCGAATCCGATCAGCAAGACTACGAACTCGTCCGTACCCGGCACAACGCTTGACCCCCGGTTGCGAGTGCCCAGCGATCGATCTCACACCCGGCCGCGTCCCCTCCAGTCTCCGGCATCGCCCCACGGCGGGCCGAACCCGTGCGAATATGGAGGTCTCGAACCCCTCCAGGAAGGCGAGAGCATGCCTGTGCTCGCCGGCGCGGAACCCTTCGCGCACACCGGCTCCACCGAGGCCGGCGTGTTGTTGTGCCACGGTTTCACCGGGACCCCGGCCAGCATGCGGCCCTGGGGTGCGCACCTCGCCGAGGCCGGGTACACCGTGCGCGGGCCGCGGCTGCCCGGGCACGGCACCACCTGGCAGGAGATGAACCGGACCAACTGGACCGACTGGTACGGCTGCGTCCGCGCGGAACTGCTGGAGCTGTTCGACACCTGCGCCTCGGTGTTCGTCTGCGGGCAGTCGATGGGCGGCACGCTGGCGCTGAAGCTGGCCCAGGAGTTCGGCGACCGGATCGCCGGGCTGGTGCTGGTCAACCCGTCGGTGACCACGCTGCGCTGGGACGCCCGGCTGCTGCCGGTGCTCGGCCGGGTGCTGCCGTCGGTGCCGGGCGTGGCGGGCGACATCAAGAAGCCGGGCGCGGTGGAACTGGCCTACACCAGGGTGCCGGTGCGGGCCGCGGCCAGCCTGAGCCGGTTGTGGAGCCTGGTCCGCGCCGACCTCGGCAAGGTGACCCAGCCGCTTCTCCTGCTGCACTCGGTCGTTGACCACGTGGTGGAGCCGGTGAACGCACGCATCGTCGCCGAGGGTGTGCGCAGCGACCCGCTGATCGACGTCGAACTGACCGACAGCTACCACGTGGCCACCCTCGACAACGACGCCCCGCTGATCTTCGACCGCAGCGTCGACTTCTTCCGATCGATCGCACACACCGGGCAGGTGGACCCGAGATGAGCCGTTCGAACTCCGCCGACGGCCCGGAGGACATCGACGCCACGTTCGCCGAGATCGTGGCCGACCTGCGGGCCGAAGGCATCGGCACGACCCTCGAGCAGCAGGACGACGAGCCCGCTCCCCCGGCTCCGCCGCCACCCGCACCGCCCTCCCCGTCGCCGGGCCCGCCCGAGCAGACGGTGGCGGCCAGCGGCTGGCGCGGTTCCGAGCGCGAGTGGGAGGCCACCGTCTTCGGCGACGACCCGGCCGCCGACGACGAGCACTTCGTCCCGCCCGAGCCCCCGCCGCTGCCGCGGCCGCGCAAGGGCGCGCTGGTGGTGCTGCTGTTCTTCGTGCTCGGCCTGCTGCTGCTGATCGCGCCGGGCGTGATCGGGCTGAGCAGCGCGCTGGGCACCCCGATCGGGCTGCTGGTGCTGGCGGTGGGCATCGGCCTGCTGCTCCTCCGCGTCCGGCAGGGCCCGCCGGACGGTGCCGACCCGGACAGTGGCGCGCAGGTCTGAGCGTTCCGCCGTAGGGTTGGTCATGCGCATCGACTTCCACCCGTCCCGCCGCTCGACCGTGGGCGCCGAATGGGAACTGGCGCTGGTCGACCGGCGCACCGGGGAGCTGACCTCGGTGGCGCAGCGCGTGCTCGACGAGGTCCGCCCGGACGGGGCCGACGAGCACCCGAAGATCAAGCAGGAGCTGCTGCTCAACACCATCGAGATCATCACCGGCGTCTGCGACACCGTCGCCGAGCTGGGTGAGGACCTGGCCGGCACGCTGACCGAGCTGCGGGGGTACACCGACCCGCTGGGCGTGGAGCTGTTCTCCGCGGGCACGCACCCGTTCTCGACTTGGTACCAGCAGAAGGTCACCGACAAGGAGCGCTACGCCAAGCTGATCGACCGCACCCAGTGGTGGGGGCGGCAGATGCTGATCTACGGCGTCCACGTGCACGTCGGGCTCGACCACCGGGACAAGGCGCTGCCGGTGCTCAACGCGCTGCTGAACTACGCGCCGCACCTGCAGGCGCTCTCGGCGTCGTCGCCGTACTGGGGCGGGGAGGACACCGGGTACGCCTCGAACCGGGCGCTGATGTTCCAGCAGCTGCCCACGGCCGGGCTGCCGTTCCAGTTCACCGAATGGGCCGAGCTGGAGCACTACGTCGACGACATGTTCGTCACCGGGGTGATCGACCACCTCTCGGAGATCCGCTGGGACATCCGGCCCGCGCCGCACTTCGGCACCATCGAGATGCGCGTGTGCGACGGGCTGCCCACGCTCGAAGAGGTGGCCACGATCGCCGCGTTCACCCAGTGCCTGGTCGACGACTTCAGCGCGCGGCTGGACCGGGGCGAGCAGCTGCCGACCATGCCGCCGTGGCACGTGCAGGAGAACAAGTGGCGCGCGGCCAGGTACGGCATGGACGCCATCATCATCCTCGACGCCGCGGGCCACGAGCGGCTGGTGACCGAGGACTTGGACGTGGTGCTGGAGCGGCTGGAGCCGGTGGCGAAGCAGCTCGACTGCGTGCGGGAGCTGCGCGGGGTGGAGAAGATCCTGCGCTGCGGTGCCAGCTACCAGCGGCAGCGGGCGGTGGCGCGGGAGCACAACGGCAGCCTGAAGGCCGTGGTCGCCTCACTGATCGCCGAAATGCGGGACGGTATCGCCGAGGACTGTTGATGTCGCGGGGAACGCTAGGTGAGGAGTGCCAGGAGCGAGCGCGGGCTCATCGGGGTGGCGCCTTCGGCTTCGATCCGGGAGCGCAGTTCCCGGTCCGCGGTGGCCACGAGGAGGTGGTCCTGCGGACGGGCGTCGCGGACGACGGAGACGATTTCCGAGTCGCCGTCCCGCGCGGCCGGGACGACCTCGACCCCGGGAACCGCCGGGACACCCCGGGCCTGGCCTTCCACCACCAGCACGATCCGCGGCCACCAGCACCAGTCCGGCAGCGTCGGCGCGGTCATCCCGGTCAGCGCCAGCGGCGCGAGCTGGTCACGCAGGCGCGCCGCGGCACCGGCGCGGTCCCGCCACCAGCCGTCCGGGCGCGAGCCCATCACGTTCGCGGCGTCGACCACCAGCACCAGTTCCCGCCCGACCTGGGTCCGCAGCCCCGGCCACGCCAGCGCGAAGTCCCGGTGCAGCCGGTACTCGCCGACCTCGTCGACCGGCACCCAGCGCAGCTCGCTGCTCTCCCGGTTGCGCACCCGCTCGCACACCGAACCCGTGGCCACCGCCAGCACCGTGGTGTAGCCCCAGCCGCCGTGGTCCACAGTGGACGCAGCCACCGGCCGCACCGCGGCGGGCGGGACGGCGGCCTCCTCGTCGGCCTCCCGGGTGGCCGCCTCCGCCGGGCTCTCGCCGGGGCGCAGGGCACCACCGGGCAGCGCCCAGGTCCGGCCGTGGTGCGTCCACCACGCGCGGTGCTGCAGCAGCACCCCGCGCGCCGGATCGGTGAGCAGCAGCCCGGCCGCGCCGTGCAGGCCCCAGTGCCGGTGCCCCTGGGCACAGGTCACGAAGGTGTCTTCGGCGAACACCGGCCCTCCCGTCGCACCCCACCGCCCTCAACGAAGCGTTTCGCGCCTTCTACCCTGGCACACCGATCCGCGTACCCGGCGTCGCCGCGGCTTCCCTGGCCAGGGTGGCCGCACCGACGATCGCGGTGTCGTCGCCCAGTTGCGCGGTGCGGATGCGGGCCAGCGGCCGGTGCCCGGCACCGGTGATCGCGGTCGCGTAGTGCTCGCGGGCCTCGTCGAGGAACAGCGGCGCCGACTCCGACACCCCGCCCCCGATCACCATGATCTCCGGGTCGAACACGTCGGCCACCAGCGCGAGCCCCTCCCCGAGCCACTTCGCCATCTCGGCCATCGCGCGCTGGGCCACCGGGTCGCCGTCGCGCGCGGCCCCGGCCACGCGCCGCCCGGTCACCGAACCCGGGTCACCGGCGGTCTCCCTGGCCAGCACGGTGGACCGGCCGGGGTTGCGGGCCAGCAGCTCGACCGCGGTGGCGGCCAGCGCGGTCCCGCTGCAGTAGCGCTCCCAGCAGCCGTACTTGCCGCACGGGCAGGGCCGCCCGCCCGGCACCACGGTCAGGTGCCCCAGCTCGGGACCGACGCCGTGGGCACCGCGGTAGAGCTGACCGTCGAGCAGCAGGCCCGCGCCGATGCCGGTGCCCAGCGCGATCAGCGCCACCACCTTCGACCCGCGTGCCGCGCCGAACCGGTGCTCGGCCAGCGTGGCCGAGTTCGCGTCGTGCTCCAGGGTGACCGGCAGGCCGACGCGCTGGGCGATCCGGTCGGCCACCGGCGCCGCCCGCCACGCCAGGTGCGGGGCGAACATCACCGAACGGCGGTCGGTGGCGACGAACCCGGCCACCGCCAGGCCCACCGCGGTCACCTCGTGCCGGTTGCGCAGGTCCTCGATCACCCCGGAGATGGCGTCTTCGAGCGCGCCCTCACCGCCGGGCGTGCCGACCCGAGTGGTGTCCAGCAGCGAACCCTGGTCGTCCACCACCCCGGCGCGCACGCTGGTGCCGCCGACGTCCACCCCGATCGCCAGCTCGGGACGGCGGAACGTCCGTTTGAGCGTCTTCTTCAAGCCACGAGAACCCATCTATCGGCCGGTATCCCAGTCTTCCCGGCGCCGCACCGGCACGTGCT from the Amycolatopsis magusensis genome contains:
- a CDS encoding lysophospholipid acyltransferase family protein: MLYRLMKYVLLGPLLRLLWPTKVSGAENLPASGGAILAGNHLAVADSFFMPLYVRRKVTFPAKSEYFTEKGVKGRLKKWFFSGLGQIPIDRSGGSAAQAALDTAIRVLREGHLLGIYPEGTRSPDGRLYKGKTGVARIALQAGVPVVPVVTIGTDKVNPIGSKMWRPRRLEVRFGKPLDFSRYEGLAGDRFIERSITDEIMYALMELSGQEYVDIYAAKAKELAAAEAAGVRPEVPPQPSGVDADRVPETKAS
- a CDS encoding NUDIX domain-containing protein — translated: MFAEDTFVTCAQGHRHWGLHGAAGLLLTDPARGVLLQHRAWWTHHGRTWALPGGALRPGESPAEAATREADEEAAVPPAAVRPVAASTVDHGGWGYTTVLAVATGSVCERVRNRESSELRWVPVDEVGEYRLHRDFALAWPGLRTQVGRELVLVVDAANVMGSRPDGWWRDRAGAAARLRDQLAPLALTGMTAPTLPDWCWWPRIVLVVEGQARGVPAVPGVEVVPAARDGDSEIVSVVRDARPQDHLLVATADRELRSRIEAEGATPMSPRSLLALLT
- a CDS encoding glutamate--cysteine ligase, whose translation is MRIDFHPSRRSTVGAEWELALVDRRTGELTSVAQRVLDEVRPDGADEHPKIKQELLLNTIEIITGVCDTVAELGEDLAGTLTELRGYTDPLGVELFSAGTHPFSTWYQQKVTDKERYAKLIDRTQWWGRQMLIYGVHVHVGLDHRDKALPVLNALLNYAPHLQALSASSPYWGGEDTGYASNRALMFQQLPTAGLPFQFTEWAELEHYVDDMFVTGVIDHLSEIRWDIRPAPHFGTIEMRVCDGLPTLEEVATIAAFTQCLVDDFSARLDRGEQLPTMPPWHVQENKWRAARYGMDAIIILDAAGHERLVTEDLDVVLERLEPVAKQLDCVRELRGVEKILRCGASYQRQRAVAREHNGSLKAVVASLIAEMRDGIAEDC
- a CDS encoding alpha/beta hydrolase; protein product: MPVLAGAEPFAHTGSTEAGVLLCHGFTGTPASMRPWGAHLAEAGYTVRGPRLPGHGTTWQEMNRTNWTDWYGCVRAELLELFDTCASVFVCGQSMGGTLALKLAQEFGDRIAGLVLVNPSVTTLRWDARLLPVLGRVLPSVPGVAGDIKKPGAVELAYTRVPVRAAASLSRLWSLVRADLGKVTQPLLLLHSVVDHVVEPVNARIVAEGVRSDPLIDVELTDSYHVATLDNDAPLIFDRSVDFFRSIAHTGQVDPR
- a CDS encoding ROK family protein, coding for MDVGGTSVRAGVVDDQGSLLDTTRVGTPGGEGALEDAISGVIEDLRNRHEVTAVGLAVAGFVATDRRSVMFAPHLAWRAAPVADRIAQRVGLPVTLEHDANSATLAEHRFGAARGSKVVALIALGTGIGAGLLLDGQLYRGAHGVGPELGHLTVVPGGRPCPCGKYGCWERYCSGTALAATAVELLARNPGRSTVLARETAGDPGSVTGRRVAGAARDGDPVAQRAMAEMAKWLGEGLALVADVFDPEIMVIGGGVSESAPLFLDEAREHYATAITGAGHRPLARIRTAQLGDDTAIVGAATLAREAAATPGTRIGVPG